TATTGAAGAATAATGAGGAAATTATATGAATAAAATTTCTATAAATAATTTTAGTGAAGTAGAAATAAAAATATTGAATAAATTGAATAAGTGTGGAAAAGGCTATATAGTAGGAGGAGCTATAAGAGATATTCTTTTAGGATTAAAACCAAAAGATGTTGATTTCACAACGAATCTTCCTTATGAAACTTTAAAAAAAATATTCAGTGAATATACTCCAAAAGAAACAGGAAAATCTTTTGGAGTTTTAAGAATAAGAATAAATAATATAGATTATGAAATAGCAAAATTTAGAAAAGATATCTATGGAAAAGAAAAAAAAGTTAGTTTTGTAGATGATATAAGAAATGACTTAGCAAGAAGAGATTTTACAATAAATGCTATGGCATACAATGAAATAGATGGAATTATAGATTTGTATGGTGGTCAAAAAGATATAGAGAATAAAATAATAAATTTTGTAGGAAATGTAGAAGAAAGGATAATAGAAGATCCACTTCGTGTGTTGAGAGCTTTTAGATTTATGTCTAGGTTAAACTTTTCTTTATCTGAAAATACCATTGAAGCAATAAAAAATCAAAAATCTTTACTTAAAAATATTCCAGAAGAAAGAATTAATATGGAATTTAGTAAATTATTATTAGGAGATAATATAAAAAATACTTTGACTTTAATGAAGGATACAGGGGTATTAGAGCTTATAATCCCTGAATTTAAAGCAACTTATGATTTTAACCAATGTAATCCACATCATAATTTAGATTTATTCAATCATATTATAAATGTTGTAAGTAAAGTTCCTGCTGATTTAGAATTGAGATATTCAGCACTTTTACATGATATGGCAAAGCCTATTGTTCAAATTTTTGATGAAGAAGGAATAGCACACTATAAAACTCATGAAATAGTTGGTGCAGATATGGCAAGGGATATATTAACTAGATTAAAATTGCCAGTAAAATTAATAGATACTGTGGTAGAGATAATAAAAAAACATATGGTTTTGTATAAAGATATCACAGATAAAAAATTTAATAAGTTATTGTCTGAAATGGGCTATGACAATCTATTGAGATTGATTGAGCATTCTATTGCAGATAATAGTTCAAAAAATAATGAAGTTGTCAGCACAGAAAATGATTTACATGAAAGATTAAAAAGGGCAGTAGAAAAACAAATGCAAGTAACGGTCAATGATTTAGCTATAAATGGAAAAGATTTAATAGAATTAGGTTTTAATGGAAAAGAGATAGGAGAAATAAAAAAAGAATTATTGGATAAATATTTATCAGAAGAAATTCAAAATAATAAAGAAGAAATGATGGAATATGTGAAAGAGAAATATAAAAAATAGGAGTTAGTTTACGCTAACTCTTTTTTATGGAAAAATTTTAAATAATATGATATTATTATAATGTAATATTGTAATATAATATTTTTATTTAGGAGGAGAAAAATGGGATTGAAGACAACAAGTTTTAACATT
This Fusobacterium animalis 7_1 DNA region includes the following protein-coding sequences:
- a CDS encoding CCA tRNA nucleotidyltransferase, which produces MNKISINNFSEVEIKILNKLNKCGKGYIVGGAIRDILLGLKPKDVDFTTNLPYETLKKIFSEYTPKETGKSFGVLRIRINNIDYEIAKFRKDIYGKEKKVSFVDDIRNDLARRDFTINAMAYNEIDGIIDLYGGQKDIENKIINFVGNVEERIIEDPLRVLRAFRFMSRLNFSLSENTIEAIKNQKSLLKNIPEERINMEFSKLLLGDNIKNTLTLMKDTGVLELIIPEFKATYDFNQCNPHHNLDLFNHIINVVSKVPADLELRYSALLHDMAKPIVQIFDEEGIAHYKTHEIVGADMARDILTRLKLPVKLIDTVVEIIKKHMVLYKDITDKKFNKLLSEMGYDNLLRLIEHSIADNSSKNNEVVSTENDLHERLKRAVEKQMQVTVNDLAINGKDLIELGFNGKEIGEIKKELLDKYLSEEIQNNKEEMMEYVKEKYKK